The Nitriliruptor alkaliphilus DSM 45188 genome includes a region encoding these proteins:
- a CDS encoding putative bifunctional diguanylate cyclase/phosphodiesterase has protein sequence MVQARHDRRRDDWWRRAAGVVVAVYAVVAVTALAAPAAGPTLVKLFGTLVIAVGVGFALFRHRPPRASGWRHAGPGIIALQVGYTADVMGVDVPPGLGIANTVLQLGGVVLMAWGIGVMFGRRDGRGDVESGLDAGIVALALGQLGFYWLVAPLLADNDGPAALGTGVLVFAAIGLITYIVAQRIPRAALTPSRAAIIGLILLGVTVILLDSVVLDGLNHTGDLSAGTSRTLPLSLLAYGLLLAAAVHPSMREAGPLAVPTGRTGTSRVLVICTAGMVTPLLHLLGTVIGRPPQAPVAQSAIGAVAIALVLVRLAFTLRSRQQAQAVASASESRFRSLVEHAADGIAVLDADGTVEFTTPSVEQMLELPAGSLIGSRVLDTVHPDDVPIAAQAVGRALARSGARTSGTMRFPDVTGQPRWLRFVIHNLFDEPAVAGLVMNLRDVTDERRAEERLTRQATRDSLTGLLNRAALHDALQRAIHGRRRVAVLFLDLDRFKLINDSVGHDAGDTLLIDVANRLRDSVRDDDVVGRPGGDEFVIVASVADTADAEALAVRVTDGLAAPFDVAGDEIYVTASIGIVHTEAGSEPASALLRDADIAMYEAKRAGRNRIEVFDRALRSTATERLRGQTALRHGIDRGELRLRYQPIVDLRTAHVTSVEALVRWQRPDGHLVDPDDFIPLAEETGLIVPLGRWVLATATAELAAWHATRPSGTPTVALAVNVSPRELQDPGFLDGVRTALARWPLPSDALRIELTEQLLVDDTDRAQHILTELRSLGVKLSIDDFGTGWSSLSYLKRFPFDTIKIDRSFIDGLGQDHSDTLIVQAILGMASGLHAEVVAEGVETQLQALRLLDLGCDFAQGYLFAPPLPFAELAPVLSDGVALPWRLPRPSRATRA, from the coding sequence GTGGTCCAGGCCAGGCACGACCGGCGCAGGGACGACTGGTGGCGCCGGGCGGCGGGTGTGGTCGTGGCCGTCTACGCGGTCGTCGCGGTGACCGCGCTGGCCGCGCCCGCGGCCGGTCCCACGCTGGTCAAGCTCTTCGGCACGCTGGTGATCGCGGTCGGCGTCGGGTTCGCGCTGTTCCGCCACCGGCCCCCACGCGCGTCCGGCTGGCGGCACGCGGGGCCCGGCATCATCGCGCTCCAGGTCGGCTACACCGCTGATGTCATGGGCGTCGATGTCCCGCCGGGCCTGGGGATCGCGAACACGGTCCTGCAGCTCGGCGGCGTCGTGCTCATGGCCTGGGGCATCGGGGTCATGTTCGGCCGGAGGGACGGCCGAGGAGACGTCGAGTCCGGCTTGGACGCCGGCATCGTCGCGTTGGCGCTGGGCCAGCTCGGCTTCTACTGGCTCGTGGCACCGTTGCTGGCGGACAACGACGGTCCGGCTGCCCTCGGCACCGGCGTGCTGGTGTTCGCGGCCATCGGGCTGATCACCTACATCGTCGCCCAACGGATCCCGCGCGCTGCGCTCACCCCGTCGCGAGCGGCCATCATCGGGTTGATCCTCCTGGGCGTCACGGTCATACTCCTCGATTCGGTGGTGCTGGACGGGTTGAACCACACCGGCGACCTGTCCGCCGGGACCAGCCGCACCCTTCCACTCAGCCTGCTGGCCTACGGGTTGCTCCTCGCCGCGGCGGTGCATCCGAGCATGCGGGAGGCCGGGCCGCTGGCCGTTCCGACAGGCCGTACCGGCACGTCCCGTGTGCTCGTGATCTGCACCGCCGGGATGGTCACCCCCCTCCTCCACCTGCTCGGTACCGTCATCGGACGCCCGCCCCAGGCGCCGGTGGCCCAGAGCGCCATCGGAGCCGTCGCCATCGCGCTGGTGCTGGTCCGGTTGGCGTTCACCCTGCGTTCCCGCCAGCAAGCGCAGGCCGTGGCGTCGGCCAGCGAATCGCGTTTCCGGTCGCTGGTCGAGCATGCCGCCGATGGCATCGCGGTCCTCGACGCCGACGGCACGGTCGAGTTCACCACCCCCTCCGTCGAGCAGATGCTCGAGTTGCCCGCCGGCTCGTTGATCGGCAGCCGCGTCCTCGACACGGTGCACCCCGACGACGTGCCGATCGCGGCGCAGGCGGTGGGACGGGCGCTGGCGCGGTCCGGTGCCAGGACCTCGGGGACGATGCGGTTCCCCGACGTCACAGGGCAGCCCCGCTGGCTGCGGTTCGTCATCCACAACCTGTTCGACGAGCCGGCTGTGGCGGGGCTGGTGATGAACCTCCGCGACGTGACCGACGAGCGGCGGGCCGAGGAACGTCTCACCCGGCAGGCGACCCGTGACTCCCTGACAGGTCTGCTCAACCGCGCCGCGCTGCACGATGCACTCCAACGCGCAATCCACGGACGCCGGCGCGTCGCCGTGCTGTTCCTCGACCTCGACCGGTTCAAGCTGATCAACGACTCGGTCGGCCACGACGCAGGGGACACGCTGCTGATCGACGTCGCCAACCGCCTCCGCGACTCGGTCAGGGACGACGATGTCGTCGGCCGGCCGGGTGGGGACGAGTTCGTCATCGTCGCGTCGGTCGCCGACACGGCCGACGCGGAGGCACTGGCGGTGCGCGTGACCGACGGGCTCGCAGCGCCCTTCGACGTCGCCGGCGACGAGATCTACGTGACCGCCAGCATCGGCATCGTGCACACCGAGGCGGGGTCCGAGCCCGCCAGCGCACTGCTCCGCGACGCCGATATCGCGATGTACGAGGCGAAGCGAGCGGGCCGCAACCGGATCGAGGTGTTCGACCGAGCCCTGCGAAGCACGGCGACGGAACGTCTGCGCGGCCAGACCGCCCTTCGTCACGGCATCGACCGCGGCGAACTGCGCCTGCGCTACCAGCCCATCGTCGACCTCCGCACCGCGCACGTCACCAGCGTGGAGGCTCTCGTACGGTGGCAGCGTCCCGATGGCCATCTGGTCGATCCCGACGACTTCATCCCGCTGGCCGAGGAGACCGGCCTGATCGTGCCGTTGGGCCGCTGGGTGCTTGCCACGGCCACCGCAGAGCTGGCCGCATGGCACGCCACCCGACCTTCCGGGACCCCAACCGTGGCGTTGGCCGTCAACGTGTCCCCCCGGGAACTGCAGGACCCCGGCTTCCTGGATGGCGTCCGCACCGCCCTCGCCCGGTGGCCCCTGCCCTCCGATGCGTTGCGGATCGAACTGACCGAGCAACTGCTCGTGGATGACACCGACCGCGCCCAGCACATCCTCACCGAGCTACGGAGCCTGGGCGTCAAGCTGTCCATCGACGACTTCGGCACCGGATGGTCCTCCCTCAGCTACCTCAAGCGCTTCCCGTTCGACACCATCAAGATCGACCGCTCCTTCATCGATGGGCTGGGCCAGGACCACAGCGACACCCTGATCGTCCAGGCGATCCTCGGCATGGCCTCGGGTCTGCACGCCGAGGTGGTGGCCGAGGGCGTGGAGACGCAGCTCCAGGCGCTGCGCCTGCTCGACCTCGGCTGCGACTTCGCGCAGGGCTACCTCTTCGCACCGCCGCTGCCGTTCGCCGAGCTCGCGCCCGTCCTCTCCGACGGTGTCGCCCTCCCGTGGCGGCTGCCGCGGCCGAGCCGTGCCACGCGGGCATGA
- a CDS encoding STAS/SEC14 domain-containing protein → MGFETLPESSSETIGWRLEGRLSDAEVAAMHEQLDTIIADKGSARVLVDLTAMEGMEPSAVWKDLRRSVGKLGDIDRMAVIGGERWHRWLTTASDEVTPIEARHYAPAEAAAAWTWLRS, encoded by the coding sequence GTGGGTTTCGAGACCTTGCCCGAGAGTTCGAGCGAGACGATCGGCTGGCGGCTGGAAGGTCGGCTGAGCGACGCCGAGGTCGCGGCCATGCACGAGCAGCTCGACACCATCATCGCGGACAAGGGGTCCGCGCGAGTGCTCGTCGACCTCACCGCGATGGAGGGGATGGAGCCGTCGGCCGTCTGGAAGGATCTGCGCCGTTCGGTCGGCAAGCTCGGCGACATCGATCGCATGGCCGTGATCGGTGGCGAGCGTTGGCATCGGTGGCTGACCACCGCCTCGGACGAGGTCACACCGATCGAGGCTCGCCACTACGCGCCCGCCGAGGCCGCAGCAGCCTGGACGTGGCTACGGAGCTAG
- a CDS encoding AMIN-like domain-containing (lipo)protein: MDVREQLRAAPPGPAPSVDDARRTYQRGRRRVMRRRAAGAGATLAAVLVAVVVAVPFGTPGSIRVEDGPAGPPPADRGPDGGPTEDPGGVGEQGTVQVGEVVLTIPDGVSLERVVSGGEPCYSEAIGPTLVVMDSIVPDTQRDCPEGAVADTSVVAVPASGVPPAYLPGHADVEGTADVTDVDLLGTTGVVERWSLSDGTLVDTYLFTELDLYLTVIAPDLMPGFAEELLASATRAGATTDGDDATGSDGERTGAPPLDDEASTEDRQSPPEGPVDLELVDVRVGTHEGFDRVVFVFAGDGQVGWFTNLDDRAIEDGSGHEVDVAGGAVLTVALNAMAFPPDLPGPTVDWNGVRIPAPAGSGVLTEVVGSIWFEAQQQVFIGLDETVAYRVERLDDPQRLVIDLIHP; encoded by the coding sequence ATGGACGTGCGTGAGCAGCTGCGGGCCGCTCCCCCCGGCCCGGCCCCGTCGGTCGACGACGCGCGGCGGACCTACCAGCGAGGCCGGCGGCGCGTGATGCGTCGCCGTGCCGCCGGAGCGGGCGCCACCCTCGCCGCGGTGCTGGTGGCCGTCGTGGTCGCGGTCCCGTTCGGGACCCCCGGCTCGATCCGCGTCGAAGACGGTCCCGCGGGACCTCCCCCGGCCGACCGAGGGCCCGATGGAGGACCGACTGAGGATCCGGGGGGCGTCGGCGAGCAGGGGACCGTCCAGGTCGGCGAGGTCGTGCTCACCATCCCGGACGGCGTCTCCCTCGAGCGGGTCGTCAGCGGCGGCGAGCCGTGCTACAGCGAGGCGATCGGCCCGACCCTCGTGGTCATGGACAGCATCGTGCCCGACACCCAGCGGGACTGTCCGGAGGGTGCCGTCGCCGACACGTCCGTCGTCGCCGTGCCGGCCAGCGGCGTCCCGCCGGCGTACCTGCCGGGCCACGCCGACGTCGAGGGGACCGCGGACGTCACCGACGTCGACCTGCTCGGCACGACCGGTGTCGTCGAACGGTGGTCCCTGAGCGACGGCACGCTGGTCGACACCTACCTGTTCACCGAGCTCGACCTCTACCTCACGGTTATCGCTCCCGATCTGATGCCGGGCTTCGCCGAGGAGCTGCTGGCGTCGGCCACGCGGGCGGGCGCCACGACTGACGGCGACGACGCGACCGGGTCCGATGGCGAGCGCACCGGTGCCCCGCCGCTCGACGACGAGGCATCCACCGAGGACCGCCAATCGCCGCCCGAGGGTCCGGTCGACCTCGAGCTGGTCGACGTCCGTGTCGGCACGCACGAGGGGTTCGACCGCGTCGTCTTCGTGTTCGCCGGCGATGGCCAGGTCGGGTGGTTCACGAACCTCGACGACCGGGCGATCGAGGACGGCTCCGGTCACGAGGTGGACGTCGCCGGTGGCGCGGTGCTGACCGTGGCGCTGAACGCGATGGCGTTCCCGCCGGACCTCCCGGGACCGACCGTCGACTGGAACGGGGTGCGCATCCCGGCGCCTGCCGGCTCCGGGGTGCTCACCGAGGTGGTCGGCAGCATCTGGTTCGAGGCGCAGCAACAGGTGTTCATCGGGCTCGACGAGACGGTCGCCTACCGGGTCGAGCGGCTCGACGACCCCCAGCGCCTCGTCATCGACCTCATTCACCCCTGA
- a CDS encoding RNA polymerase sigma factor produces the protein MRDPDGFTTFYTATHGRVLTAVRVTLGDDLLAHEAVDEAFTRAAERWASVSEMPNRVGWTYRVAVNWATSWRRKLALRPTRSVEALDRSHHDPTPDLDLIGALEHLDLDQRQMLVLRYAIGCSVQEVAATLGVAEGTVKSRVYRARQRLIEDGSWQLGPEDDDGEDAFETERRDSEVLDGRA, from the coding sequence GTGCGCGACCCCGACGGCTTCACGACGTTCTACACCGCCACCCACGGGCGCGTGCTCACCGCCGTTCGGGTCACGCTCGGGGATGACCTCCTCGCCCACGAGGCGGTGGACGAAGCCTTCACCCGCGCCGCCGAACGGTGGGCGAGCGTCAGCGAGATGCCGAACCGCGTCGGCTGGACCTACCGGGTCGCGGTGAACTGGGCGACGTCGTGGCGCCGCAAGCTCGCCCTGCGTCCGACGCGCTCGGTCGAGGCCCTCGATCGCTCGCACCACGACCCGACGCCGGACCTGGACCTGATCGGCGCGCTCGAGCACCTCGACCTCGACCAGCGTCAGATGCTGGTCCTGCGCTACGCGATCGGCTGTTCGGTGCAGGAGGTCGCGGCCACGCTCGGGGTGGCGGAGGGCACGGTCAAGAGCCGGGTGTACCGGGCCCGACAGCGGCTGATCGAGGACGGGAGCTGGCAGCTCGGTCCCGAGGACGACGACGGCGAGGACGCGTTCGAGACCGAACGCCGTGACAGCGAGGTGCTCGATGGACGTGCGTGA
- a CDS encoding VOC family protein, which produces MDIRFQVVAFDAAELAPESAFWAAVLGGTVDVDDDWHMVMDADGAPRIGVQLAPDHVPPDWPDGSPPQQVHIDLWVDDFDAAHDEVMALGARLLQRADDLEAEEGWQVYADPAGHPFCLCWHRGSPRS; this is translated from the coding sequence GTGGACATCAGGTTCCAGGTGGTCGCGTTCGATGCGGCGGAGCTGGCCCCCGAGAGCGCGTTCTGGGCGGCCGTGCTCGGTGGGACCGTCGACGTCGACGACGACTGGCACATGGTCATGGACGCCGACGGCGCGCCGCGGATCGGCGTGCAGCTCGCCCCGGACCACGTCCCACCCGACTGGCCGGATGGCTCGCCGCCCCAGCAGGTGCACATCGACCTGTGGGTGGACGACTTCGACGCCGCGCACGACGAGGTGATGGCGCTCGGCGCCCGGCTGTTGCAGAGGGCCGACGACCTCGAGGCCGAGGAGGGCTGGCAGGTCTACGCCGACCCGGCCGGTCACCCGTTCTGCCTCTGCTGGCACCGCGGCTCGCCTCGGTCGTAG
- a CDS encoding DUF1801 domain-containing protein: MATRSEGRDAGAAAAAGFSEAERAAMKQRAKELKAEAGSGRGKDKAAAAEAEVLEKIAGMPEEDRALAERVHALVTTVAPDLAPKLYYGQPAYARGKKVVCFFRSGRGDGERYSTFGLSQEANLDEGSGLWPTSYALADEISEQAWQHLAELVERAVS; this comes from the coding sequence ATGGCCACCAGGTCGGAGGGCAGGGACGCGGGCGCGGCAGCAGCTGCGGGGTTCTCCGAGGCGGAGCGCGCCGCGATGAAGCAGCGCGCCAAGGAGCTCAAGGCCGAGGCAGGCAGCGGCCGCGGCAAGGACAAGGCGGCCGCCGCCGAGGCGGAGGTGCTGGAGAAGATCGCGGGGATGCCCGAGGAGGACCGCGCCTTGGCGGAACGCGTGCACGCGCTGGTGACCACCGTGGCCCCGGACCTCGCGCCCAAGCTGTACTACGGGCAGCCGGCCTACGCCCGGGGCAAGAAGGTCGTGTGCTTCTTCCGCAGCGGTCGGGGTGACGGTGAGCGGTACTCGACGTTCGGTCTCAGCCAGGAGGCGAACCTCGACGAGGGCAGCGGCCTGTGGCCGACGTCGTACGCGCTGGCCGACGAGATCAGCGAGCAGGCCTGGCAGCACCTCGCTGAGCTCGTCGAACGGGCCGTCAGCTGA
- a CDS encoding dihydrofolate reductase family protein, translating to MRVTMTTFATLDGVVQAPGGPDEDLDGGFDHGGWMAPYVDDDLMTTMAGFFEAADAFLLGRRTYDIFAATWPLVTDPDDPIAGRLNALPKYVASTTLPEATWSGSTVLGGDVVSEVAALRGAAGRELQVHGSGTLAQTLTRHDLIDEYRVLTVPIVLGTGKRLFADGTPPRRLSLVDRTSTASGVDIAVYRPDGSPSLGAVGPEYAEEEPAAAR from the coding sequence ATGCGCGTGACCATGACGACGTTCGCCACCCTCGACGGGGTGGTGCAGGCCCCGGGGGGACCGGACGAGGACCTCGACGGCGGCTTCGACCACGGCGGTTGGATGGCGCCGTACGTCGACGACGACCTGATGACCACGATGGCCGGCTTCTTCGAGGCAGCGGACGCGTTCCTGCTCGGGCGCCGGACCTACGACATCTTCGCGGCGACGTGGCCGCTGGTGACCGATCCTGACGACCCGATCGCGGGCCGCCTCAACGCCCTCCCGAAGTACGTGGCTTCGACCACGCTGCCCGAGGCGACCTGGTCCGGCTCGACGGTGCTCGGCGGCGATGTGGTCTCGGAGGTGGCCGCGCTTCGCGGCGCGGCCGGTCGCGAGCTGCAGGTCCACGGCAGCGGGACGCTCGCCCAGACGTTGACGCGGCACGACCTCATCGACGAGTACCGCGTGCTCACCGTCCCGATCGTCCTCGGCACGGGCAAGCGCCTGTTCGCGGACGGGACGCCGCCACGACGCCTCAGCCTCGTGGACCGCACGAGCACCGCCAGCGGGGTCGACATCGCGGTCTACCGGCCCGACGGATCGCCGTCACTCGGCGCGGTCGGTCCGGAGTACGCGGAGGAGGAACCAGCCGCGGCGCGGTGA
- a CDS encoding methyltransferase domain-containing protein → MTTDTTTATTALPVDPEALRASVRDKYRHVATTPDGGFHFHTGRPLAALLGYDPALVDPLPDRAVESFAGVANPFSLAPLGQGDHVLDVGSGGGFDCFVARQLVHPDGHVLGVDMTAEMLAKSTETARQLGWDNVAFREGIIEDLPVDDGSIDVVISNGVLNLVADKPRAFAEIHRVLRPGGRLQFADIAVGREVPHEATCDIDLWTDCIAGGQSLDDWCRLIADARFVDMEVGPGVDTFGGAPGEKNARAFEVAGHPFFARKPH, encoded by the coding sequence ATGACCACCGACACCACGACCGCCACGACCGCGCTGCCCGTCGACCCGGAGGCGCTGCGTGCGTCCGTGCGCGACAAGTACCGTCACGTCGCCACCACCCCGGACGGCGGGTTCCACTTCCACACGGGCCGTCCACTGGCCGCGCTGCTCGGCTACGACCCGGCCCTGGTCGACCCACTGCCCGACCGGGCCGTGGAGTCCTTCGCCGGGGTCGCCAACCCGTTCTCGCTGGCCCCGCTCGGGCAGGGCGACCACGTCCTGGACGTGGGCTCCGGCGGCGGCTTCGACTGCTTCGTCGCCAGGCAGCTGGTCCACCCCGACGGTCACGTGCTGGGTGTGGACATGACCGCCGAGATGCTGGCCAAGTCCACCGAGACCGCGCGGCAGCTCGGGTGGGACAACGTGGCGTTCCGTGAGGGCATCATCGAGGACCTGCCCGTCGACGACGGGTCGATCGACGTGGTCATCTCCAACGGGGTGCTGAACCTCGTCGCCGACAAGCCCCGTGCGTTCGCGGAGATCCACCGGGTGCTGCGCCCGGGCGGGCGGCTGCAGTTCGCCGACATCGCCGTCGGCCGTGAGGTCCCGCACGAGGCGACCTGCGACATCGACCTGTGGACCGACTGCATCGCCGGCGGGCAGTCGCTGGACGACTGGTGCCGCCTGATCGCCGACGCCAGGTTCGTCGACATGGAGGTCGGGCCGGGTGTGGACACCTTCGGCGGCGCGCCGGGCGAGAAGAACGCCCGCGCGTTCGAGGTCGCCGGCCACCCGTTCTTCGCGAGGAAGCCCCACTGA
- a CDS encoding methyltransferase domain-containing protein: MSDLMHQDRIRDIVRGAYRTIPSGAGEVTASRLYRPEELAEVPDLAIAWSLGVGNPVRHADLVEGEVVIDLGCGGGIDTILAARRVGPPGRVLAVDTLPEMCERTERAAAEAGVADRVEVVHAEMEDLPVLDDTVDVVISNGVINLSPRKSRALAEASRVLRPGGRFCVSDLTVDDDLPPQVLTSGAAWAGCIAGALSEEVFTTKLTNVGFTDIHLGEHIPFSVDDAALYPLFTDEVIALMRELVPPEQQASIATSLIARARLPEAA; encoded by the coding sequence GTGAGCGATCTCATGCACCAGGACCGGATCCGCGACATCGTCCGTGGCGCGTACCGCACCATCCCGAGCGGTGCCGGAGAGGTCACGGCGAGCCGCCTGTACCGCCCGGAGGAGCTCGCCGAGGTCCCCGACCTGGCGATCGCGTGGTCCCTCGGTGTGGGCAACCCGGTACGCCACGCCGACCTCGTCGAGGGCGAGGTCGTCATCGACCTCGGCTGTGGCGGCGGCATCGACACCATCCTGGCCGCGCGACGCGTCGGCCCCCCGGGCCGTGTGCTGGCGGTGGACACGCTGCCGGAGATGTGCGAACGCACGGAACGGGCCGCCGCCGAGGCGGGTGTGGCCGACCGCGTCGAGGTCGTCCACGCGGAGATGGAGGACCTGCCCGTCCTCGACGACACGGTCGACGTGGTGATCTCCAACGGCGTGATCAACCTGTCACCGCGCAAGAGCCGCGCCTTGGCCGAGGCGTCCCGGGTGCTCCGGCCGGGGGGTCGGTTCTGCGTATCGGACCTGACCGTCGACGACGACCTGCCCCCGCAGGTGCTGACCTCCGGTGCGGCGTGGGCCGGCTGCATCGCCGGCGCCCTGTCGGAGGAGGTCTTCACCACGAAGCTGACCAACGTGGGGTTCACCGACATCCACCTCGGTGAGCACATCCCCTTCAGCGTCGACGACGCGGCCCTGTACCCGCTGTTCACCGACGAGGTGATCGCGCTGATGCGCGAGCTCGTCCCGCCGGAGCAGCAGGCCAGCATCGCGACCAGCCTGATCGCACGTGCGCGCCTGCCCGAGGCCGCTTGA
- a CDS encoding zf-HC2 domain-containing protein: MSAPTACREAIRLLWDYLDDDLSPDQHRQVEEHLSYCLRCCGELEFSREVRQMLHTNAEPTIPQAVQARLERLIDDVLPDIHLASGPVDDDPTNDDQHDSDAGAIT; the protein is encoded by the coding sequence ATGAGCGCTCCCACGGCGTGCCGCGAGGCCATCCGCCTCCTCTGGGACTACCTCGACGACGACCTGTCACCGGACCAGCACCGGCAGGTCGAGGAGCACCTGAGCTACTGCTTGCGGTGCTGCGGTGAGCTGGAGTTCTCCCGCGAGGTGCGGCAGATGTTGCACACGAACGCCGAGCCCACCATCCCGCAGGCCGTGCAGGCGCGGCTCGAGCGACTGATCGACGACGTCCTGCCGGACATCCACCTCGCCAGCGGCCCCGTCGACGACGACCCGACGAACGACGACCAGCACGACAGCGACGCGGGAGCGATCACGTGA
- a CDS encoding RNA polymerase sigma factor produces MAIIESREGMLDTVERTTLQQLVREQLKGLYALARHLVGSHQKAEDLVQETLLRACGSIDTLRDLQAAPKWLRVIMVNLWRDRLRAEGRQPRTELVDTTEEFSLYQALADEDPMPYSDTMHVDFLGSFSREDVHAVLEQLPEHYRVPLVLRYLEGFDTGDIAELLDLPPGTVYSHLHRGRQCFERTLWEYAEASGLTRPDLRRPPRRSPVPLTPTRPEGVAP; encoded by the coding sequence GTGGCCATCATCGAGTCGAGGGAGGGCATGCTCGACACGGTGGAACGCACGACCCTTCAGCAGCTCGTCCGCGAGCAGCTGAAGGGTCTGTACGCGCTCGCCCGCCACCTGGTCGGCAGCCACCAGAAAGCCGAGGACCTGGTCCAGGAGACGCTGCTGCGCGCCTGCGGGTCCATCGACACCCTCCGGGACCTGCAGGCCGCCCCCAAGTGGCTGCGGGTCATCATGGTCAACCTCTGGCGCGACCGCCTCCGCGCGGAGGGCCGCCAACCTCGCACCGAGCTTGTGGACACCACCGAGGAGTTCTCGCTCTACCAGGCGCTGGCCGACGAGGACCCGATGCCCTACTCCGACACCATGCACGTCGACTTCCTCGGATCCTTCTCCCGGGAGGACGTGCACGCCGTGCTCGAGCAGCTGCCGGAGCACTACCGCGTCCCGCTGGTGCTGCGCTACCTCGAGGGGTTCGACACCGGCGACATCGCCGAGCTGCTGGACCTCCCACCCGGCACGGTGTACTCCCACCTCCACCGCGGCCGGCAGTGCTTCGAGCGGACGCTGTGGGAGTACGCCGAGGCGTCCGGTCTGACGCGCCCCGACCTGCGCCGACCGCCGAGGAGGTCACCGGTGCCGCTCACGCCGACCCGACCCGAGGGGGTGGCGCCATGA
- a CDS encoding OsmC family protein — protein sequence MTTTTLRNGIDVDQLLRTIDAVQDDADVASFTFRASSTWQDGTLNTGRIHGFTHAGSEDTSRDEAFELTGDEPPVLLGRNTGPNAVELVLQALGFCYAVGYVANAAARGIEIERMDYEVEGDIDVRPFLGQDGPRPGFTEIRVTGTVASPNASDDQLTELCQYVQDTSPVRDIIANPVPVRTSLRIV from the coding sequence ATGACCACCACCACCCTGCGTAACGGCATCGACGTCGATCAGCTCCTTCGGACCATCGACGCGGTCCAGGACGACGCCGACGTGGCGTCCTTCACGTTCCGCGCCTCGAGCACCTGGCAGGACGGCACGCTGAACACCGGCCGCATCCACGGCTTCACCCACGCCGGCAGCGAGGACACCTCGCGGGACGAGGCGTTCGAGCTCACCGGCGACGAGCCACCGGTCCTGCTCGGCCGGAACACGGGGCCCAACGCCGTGGAGCTCGTCCTCCAGGCGCTCGGCTTCTGCTACGCGGTCGGGTACGTCGCCAACGCGGCGGCCCGCGGCATCGAGATCGAACGCATGGACTACGAGGTCGAGGGCGACATCGACGTCCGACCGTTCCTCGGGCAGGACGGCCCGCGGCCCGGCTTCACCGAGATCCGCGTGACCGGCACGGTCGCCAGCCCGAACGCCAGCGACGACCAGCTCACCGAACTGTGCCAGTACGTCCAGGACACCTCGCCGGTCCGCGACATCATCGCCAACCCCGTGCCGGTGCGCACCTCGCTCCGGATCGTCTGA
- a CDS encoding type II toxin-antitoxin system VapC family toxin has protein sequence MRYWDASAVVPLLVAEAETEPMRALLAEDTRIATWIWTSVEIRSAIERRARSGALDRADRRAALAGLDELASTWDEVDDARAVRRLAEPLLARHPLRAADAAQLAAALLISRELGSNITFVCLDDRLSDAAERESLAVEPAPASR, from the coding sequence GTGAGGTACTGGGACGCCTCCGCGGTCGTCCCCCTCCTGGTAGCCGAGGCGGAGACCGAGCCGATGCGGGCCCTCCTCGCCGAGGACACACGCATCGCGACGTGGATCTGGACGTCGGTCGAGATCAGGAGCGCAATCGAGCGACGTGCCAGGTCGGGCGCACTCGACCGTGCCGATCGGCGCGCCGCGCTCGCAGGCCTCGACGAACTCGCGTCGACGTGGGACGAGGTCGACGATGCCCGCGCGGTTCGCCGTCTCGCCGAACCGCTGCTCGCACGCCACCCCCTCCGGGCTGCCGACGCCGCCCAGCTCGCGGCGGCCCTCCTGATCTCCAGGGAACTCGGTTCGAACATCACGTTCGTCTGTCTGGACGACCGCCTCAGCGACGCTGCTGAGCGCGAGAGCCTCGCGGTGGAGCCTGCTCCCGCCAGCCGGTGA
- a CDS encoding type II toxin-antitoxin system Phd/YefM family antitoxin — MQTVSVSELKAHLSRYLRDVRRGGEVQVLDRGRPIARLIGLSPGSTNPDDDDRERLVRAGVLRPGTGDSSLVLDRPPLELGTDLRRALDEDRDDRL, encoded by the coding sequence ATGCAGACGGTCTCGGTCTCGGAACTCAAGGCGCACCTGTCGCGCTACCTGCGCGACGTGCGGCGCGGCGGCGAGGTGCAGGTGCTCGACCGGGGGCGTCCCATCGCGCGCCTGATCGGCCTCTCCCCCGGGAGCACGAACCCCGACGACGACGACCGCGAGCGTCTCGTCCGGGCGGGGGTCCTGCGCCCCGGCACCGGGGATTCCTCGCTCGTGCTCGACCGGCCGCCGCTCGAGCTGGGCACCGACCTGCGGCGTGCGCTCGACGAGGACCGGGACGACCGGCTGTGA